In Mercenaria mercenaria strain notata chromosome 15, MADL_Memer_1, whole genome shotgun sequence, a single genomic region encodes these proteins:
- the LOC123551587 gene encoding uncharacterized protein LOC123551587: MTMIFFTIVLGLTIALEFTVGSEILLQAEDMQGALSETIPRSHASEKQSVHLYTGDSLETELCFMTDTKFTLNEIRYSNDGPSDLISITLDKLVLDEFTTVSKSNWGKEWDVFRSHHSRVSTVTEGGRHILKVTVLRSDQYGVEIDFIKFSVNDSHTLDSLRCKSICFEDTSHPYCYKQAMSLSGSARAVQRSVKTKCAEEDNINIPVFHDSASSLNFVVTASLPKYRSFQNNRDPNWTDCKMVDAFWKYKDINFSDGHITQIGTSELHITKVSPGTYGTKQVWVIEVEFELEGPSTGSADSEIGTIIHLQNIRYDGFLALQFQYYDRYNIWSDKQDKIVINEESSIKFVSPDFSFREGKGNKIRIEVYADLNSQNSITIGDLHMYKRTLRPDKSTTLYKDEVTVIDGVDIDMWWRINETMSVTIKGEKQTFKDVDYIRISRRETWAEHGFSEVFVLYQDANIRLLPTTPHGFDYIPFGSSVIIGQTDPLSNRPCAPISHVDIDPKLLQVTIFFMDSNVVTQTIQTTRSETQLHVSYTHFMRDVKLHPFFTFRSMYVSDDNNDVDHISADDGISEKINEQWNELPGNFFAFYRKHVSKHNTQSPDISMRIMSST; this comes from the coding sequence ATGacgatgattttttttacaatcgTGCTTGGACTTACTATAGCGTTGGAGTTCACCGTCGGGTCTGAAATTCTATTACAAGCGGAGGACATGCAAGGGGCGTTGTCTGAAACTATTCCAAGAAGTCATGCATCTGAAAAGCAAtctgtacatttatacactggAGATAGTTTAGAGACTGAACTCTGCTTTATGACTGACACGAAATTTACATTGAATGAAATAAGGTATTCCAACGATGGTCCTTCGGATCTGATAAGCATCACATTGGACAAGCTGGTACTAGATGAGTTCACAACAGTTTCGAAATCAAACTGGGGTAAGGAATGGGACGTATTTAGATCTCATCACAGTAGGGTTTCCACTGTTACAGAGGGTGGTCGTCATATTTTGAAAGTGACAGTTTTGAGATCGGATCAGTACGGTGTTGAAATCGATTTCATTAAATTCAGTGTAAATGATTCACATACGCTTGACTCTTTAAGATgtaaatcaatttgttttgaagaCACTTCACATCCATACTGCTACAAGCAGGCGATGTCCCTTTCGGGTAGCGCGAGAGCTGTTCAACGAAGTGTCAAAACAAAATGTGCCGAAGAGGACAATATTAATATACCGGTCTTTCACGATAGTGCTTCGTCGCTGAATTTTGTAGTTACTGCAAGTTTACCAAAATATCGTTCATTTCAAAACAACCGGGATCCTAACTGGACTGACTGTAAAATGGTTGATGCATTTTGGAAGTACAAAGACATAAATTTTAGTGACGGACATATTACACAAATAGgaacatctgaattgcacattACAAAGGTTTCACCGGGAACTTATGGAACGAAGCAAGTTTGGGTCATTGAAGTAGAATTTGAACTTGAAGGGCCTAGCACAGGATCAGCAGATTCTGAAATAGGAACAATTATTCATCTACAAAATATTCGGTATGATGGCTTTTTGGCGCTTCAGTTCCAATACTATGACAGATACAATATCTGGTCTGACAAGCAAGACAAGATTGTCATAAACGAGGAAAGTAGTATCAAGTTTGTATCACCCGACTTTTCCTTTAGAGAAGGAAAAGGTAATAAAATAAGAATAGAAGTCTACGCAGACTTGAATTCCCAAAATAGCATTACGATTGGAGACCTTCATATGTATAAGAGGACGCTAAGACCCGACAAGAGCACGACTCTTTACAAGGACGAGGTGACAGTTATAGATGGAGTTGATATAGATATGTGGTGGCGGATCAATGAAACCATGAGTGTAACCATTAAAGGtgaaaagcaaacatttaaagaCGTTGACTATATCAGAATTTCCCGAAGAGAGACTTGGGCAGAACATGGCTTTTCTGAAGTATTTGTTTTATATCAAGACGCCAACATACGACTTCTTCCTACAACTCCACATGGATTTGACTACATACCCTTCGGATCATCCGTTATAATTGGCCAAACCGACCCACTTTCCAACAGACCTTGTGCACCGATTTCTCACGTTGACATCGACCCAAAGTTGTTACAAGTTACTATTTTCTTTATGGACAGTAATGTTGTAACGCAGACAATACAGACGACGAGGTCAGAGACACAGCTTCATGTTTCTTATACTCACTTCATGAGAGATGTTAAGTTGCACCCTTTTTTCACATTCCGATCTATGTATGTTTCAGACGACAATAACGATGTTGATCACATAAGCGCTGATGACGGAATATCAGAGAAAATTAATGAACAATGGAATGAACTTCCGGGAAACTTCTTTGCATTCTACAGAAAGCATGTATCGAAACACAACACACAAAGCCCAGACATCAGCATGCGGATAATGTCGTCGACTTAA